In Desulfarculaceae bacterium, the following are encoded in one genomic region:
- a CDS encoding carboxymuconolactone decarboxylase family protein yields the protein MDRDELKKKTGATAKLYFDGYKDDRPYDLWRSFDKGLALDLSLFITGQMYAREKLPHPTRQLVAVATLTALERTEELKLHIWAALNVGCDPHDVAETIFQVAIYAGMPVVNQGLKVLKEVLEERGEWPLPE from the coding sequence ATGGATCGCGACGAACTGAAGAAAAAGACCGGCGCCACGGCCAAGCTGTACTTCGACGGCTACAAGGACGACCGCCCCTACGACCTGTGGCGGAGCTTTGACAAGGGCCTGGCCCTGGACCTGAGCCTGTTCATCACCGGGCAGATGTACGCCCGCGAGAAGCTCCCCCACCCCACCCGCCAGCTGGTGGCCGTGGCCACGCTCACCGCCCTGGAGCGCACCGAGGAGCTCAAGCTGCACATCTGGGCCGCCCTCAACGTGGGCTGCGACCCCCACGACGTGGCCGAGACCATCTTCCAGGTGGCCATATACGCAGGCATGCCCGTGGTAAACCAGGGCCTCAAGGTGCTCAAGGAAGTCCTCGAAGAGCGCGGCGAGTGGCCCCTGCCCGAGTAG
- a CDS encoding periplasmic heavy metal sensor: MKRIIIISICLAALICLAGAAWAQQEGQPGNRQGSQYYGPGYGMGSGGGMGPGMMGQGGGYGMRGGRGMMGPGGGYGMRGGYGMMGPGGGYGQRGGYGPNYQGWQSMSPADRQAWQKMFQEHQKDTLKLRQELVTKQMELQTMWNEPNPDQARMRELSKDVNQLRNELSNKQNDFLLQCRQKFGNKGWSCPGSGY, from the coding sequence ATGAAACGAATTATCATTATCAGCATTTGCCTGGCGGCCCTGATTTGCCTGGCCGGTGCCGCCTGGGCCCAGCAAGAGGGGCAACCCGGCAACCGGCAAGGCAGCCAGTATTACGGCCCCGGCTACGGCATGGGTTCGGGCGGCGGCATGGGGCCCGGCATGATGGGTCAGGGCGGTGGCTACGGGATGCGTGGCGGCCGCGGCATGATGGGCCCGGGCGGCGGCTATGGCATGCGCGGCGGCTACGGCATGATGGGCCCGGGCGGCGGTTACGGCCAACGCGGCGGTTACGGCCCCAATTACCAAGGCTGGCAGTCCATGTCCCCGGCCGACCGCCAGGCCTGGCAAAAGATGTTCCAGGAGCATCAGAAGGACACCCTGAAGCTGCGCCAGGAGCTGGTGACCAAGCAGATGGAGCTCCAGACCATGTGGAACGAGCCCAACCCGGACCAGGCCCGCATGCGCGAGCTTTCCAAGGATGTTAACCAACTCCGCAATGAGCTGTCGAACAAGCAGAACGATTTCCTGCTGCAGTGCCGCCAGAAGTTCGGCAACAAGGGCTGGTCCTGCCCCGGCAGCGGCTACTAG
- a CDS encoding penicillin acylase family protein, with product MAKLIKWLAAGVVLVALIGLGLWWWLPSLNTPQTTGELALPGLKAPVKVVRDAKGMAYIFAADFEDMCRAHGFITAQDRLFQMEVIRRLATGRICELAGEKARPLAMYYLTLGFKRNAERMAKKLTPQSRRFMEAYLAGVNHFIAHRQSEYPLEFKLAGIKPTPWEVSDSLAMQLFMSWGSSGNLKTEAAAQMLVDKLGLERAKEIFPITVNPEEPGPPAQTPAPKSALRLNLAGDPRLPLLLSSGELGLSSNNWAIGPGMSASGKPILANDPHLDSRILPGPWYPVGLILPNQRWVGVGVPGIPGIVVGRNQNVAWGVTNAYGDCQDLYVETLAPNSPDSYMEDGKPVPFQVVEETLNIKDSDAPGGIRHEKVKIRLTKRGPVVSGVLGMRTDKVLTLRWAPLEAFDGRLGLDQAMRATNVREFRDGIQGMRHFVLNYVFADRDGGFGWVVIGGLPKRGPDQGTVPYVVTTGRDNWLGWIPDREMPQALSPAKGWIGTCNHKTVTKDYPYYYSSRLAPSWRYRRLMQLMAQPGKKTAADSWAYQRDDKNLMAQQLAPVLIKALDQDPETEPLARVLKKWDHRDRADAAAPLVFQAVYSRLALITLRDELGEYLARYILDQYYFWKERLADKVLHEPGWSWFDDVGTPDPENRDEVIRRAGREAMNDIGGNPAEWRWGDAHMLELVSPVARTGFLAPWLGEFHPMGGSESTLLRGIYDFNRPYKVVVFDSLRMVADLADDDKVMAVLPGGVTARLFNRHTSDQVGPYMSGQPLYWWLSNRAIKKHTVSELMLKPGK from the coding sequence TTGGCGAAGCTCATCAAGTGGCTGGCGGCGGGGGTGGTTCTGGTGGCGCTTATCGGCCTGGGCCTGTGGTGGTGGCTGCCCAGCCTGAACACCCCCCAGACCACGGGCGAACTAGCCCTGCCCGGCCTCAAGGCCCCGGTAAAAGTGGTGCGCGACGCCAAGGGCATGGCCTATATCTTCGCCGCCGACTTCGAGGACATGTGCCGGGCTCACGGCTTCATCACCGCCCAGGACCGCCTGTTCCAGATGGAGGTGATCCGCCGCCTGGCCACGGGCCGCATCTGCGAGCTGGCCGGCGAAAAGGCCCGCCCCCTGGCCATGTACTATCTGACCCTGGGCTTCAAGCGCAACGCCGAGCGGATGGCCAAGAAGCTCACCCCGCAATCGCGGCGCTTCATGGAGGCCTATCTGGCCGGGGTGAACCATTTCATCGCCCACCGCCAAAGCGAATACCCCCTGGAGTTCAAGCTGGCGGGCATAAAGCCCACCCCCTGGGAGGTGAGCGACAGCCTGGCCATGCAGCTGTTCATGAGCTGGGGCTCCTCAGGCAACCTAAAGACCGAGGCCGCCGCCCAGATGCTGGTGGACAAGCTGGGCCTGGAGCGGGCCAAGGAGATATTCCCCATCACCGTGAACCCCGAGGAGCCGGGCCCGCCCGCCCAGACTCCCGCGCCCAAAAGCGCCCTGCGCCTGAACCTGGCCGGCGACCCGCGCCTGCCCCTGCTCCTGAGCAGCGGCGAGCTGGGCCTGAGCAGCAACAACTGGGCCATCGGCCCGGGCATGAGCGCCAGCGGCAAGCCCATCCTGGCCAACGACCCCCATCTCGACTCGCGCATCCTGCCCGGCCCCTGGTATCCCGTGGGGCTGATTCTGCCCAACCAGCGCTGGGTGGGGGTGGGGGTGCCGGGCATCCCGGGCATCGTGGTGGGCCGCAACCAGAACGTGGCCTGGGGTGTGACCAACGCCTACGGCGATTGCCAGGACCTCTACGTGGAGACCCTGGCCCCCAACTCGCCGGACAGCTACATGGAGGACGGCAAGCCGGTGCCCTTCCAGGTGGTGGAGGAGACCCTGAACATCAAGGACTCCGACGCGCCCGGCGGCATCCGCCACGAGAAGGTGAAGATACGCCTGACCAAGCGGGGGCCGGTGGTCAGCGGGGTGCTGGGCATGCGCACCGACAAGGTGCTCACCCTGCGCTGGGCCCCGCTGGAGGCCTTTGACGGCCGCCTGGGCCTGGACCAGGCCATGCGGGCCACCAACGTCCGCGAGTTCCGCGACGGCATCCAGGGCATGCGCCACTTCGTACTGAATTACGTGTTCGCCGACCGCGACGGCGGCTTCGGCTGGGTGGTCATCGGCGGGCTGCCCAAGCGCGGGCCGGACCAAGGCACGGTGCCCTACGTGGTCACCACGGGCCGGGACAACTGGCTGGGCTGGATACCCGACCGCGAGATGCCCCAGGCGCTGAGCCCGGCCAAGGGCTGGATCGGCACCTGCAACCACAAGACCGTGACCAAGGACTATCCCTACTATTATTCCTCGCGCCTGGCCCCCTCCTGGCGCTACCGCCGCCTGATGCAGCTAATGGCCCAGCCGGGCAAGAAGACCGCCGCCGACTCCTGGGCCTATCAGCGCGACGACAAGAACCTCATGGCCCAGCAGCTGGCCCCGGTGCTGATCAAGGCCCTGGACCAGGACCCGGAGACTGAGCCCCTGGCCCGCGTGCTGAAGAAGTGGGACCACCGCGACCGAGCCGACGCGGCCGCGCCCCTGGTGTTCCAGGCGGTGTACAGCCGTTTGGCGCTCATCACCCTCAGGGACGAGCTGGGGGAATACCTGGCCCGCTACATCCTGGATCAATACTATTTCTGGAAGGAGCGCCTGGCCGACAAGGTCTTGCACGAGCCGGGCTGGTCCTGGTTCGACGACGTGGGCACCCCGGACCCGGAGAACCGCGACGAGGTTATCCGCCGCGCCGGGCGCGAGGCCATGAACGACATCGGCGGCAACCCGGCCGAGTGGCGCTGGGGCGACGCCCACATGCTGGAGCTGGTCAGCCCGGTGGCCCGCACCGGCTTCCTGGCCCCCTGGCTGGGCGAGTTCCACCCCATGGGCGGCTCGGAGTCCACCCTCTTGCGCGGCATCTACGACTTCAACCGCCCCTACAAGGTGGTGGTGTTCGATTCGCTGCGCATGGTGGCCGATCTGGCCGACGACGACAAGGTGATGGCGGTGCTGCCCGGCGGGGTCACCGCGCGGCTGTTCAACCGCCACACCAGCGACCAGGTGGGGCCCTACATGAGCGGGCAGCCGCTCTACTGGTGGCTGAGCAACCGGGCCATCAAAAAGCACACGGTCAGCGAGCTGATGCTCAAGCCGGGCAAATAA
- the ybgF gene encoding tol-pal system protein YbgF: MKATTPAILWSLLAVALILGGCATVEPEQFMALQSQVYQQQRSLADMSKRLDTLSKQAEQARKPRAELVSEVASLRQDLMRLSGRVEESEHSLGQAMSAKSQAEQAQAKADTAKSAELDKRLAKVEAYLGMSGAAAAAAAAPGKAAAAAPKGPPAEPQPKDIYNLGLRLYKQKSYAASRDRFEEFVKKYPKSSLADNAQYWVGQTFYAQKKFEEAILAYNHMIKHYPKSSKVPAALLKQGLAFRALGDKRTAKIVLGKLVKDYPKSSQAKVAKKVLKKL, translated from the coding sequence ATGAAGGCGACAACTCCGGCAATCCTCTGGTCTCTGTTGGCCGTGGCCCTTATTTTGGGCGGCTGCGCCACGGTGGAGCCGGAGCAGTTCATGGCCCTGCAATCCCAGGTGTATCAGCAGCAGCGCAGCCTGGCCGATATGAGCAAACGGCTGGACACCCTGAGCAAACAGGCGGAGCAGGCCCGCAAGCCGCGCGCCGAGCTGGTGTCCGAGGTGGCCAGCCTGCGCCAAGACCTGATGCGCCTCTCGGGCCGGGTGGAGGAGAGCGAGCACAGCCTGGGCCAGGCCATGAGCGCCAAGAGCCAGGCCGAGCAGGCCCAAGCCAAGGCGGACACAGCCAAGAGCGCCGAGCTGGACAAGCGCCTGGCCAAGGTGGAGGCCTATCTGGGCATGTCCGGCGCCGCCGCCGCGGCGGCGGCCGCTCCGGGCAAGGCGGCCGCGGCCGCGCCCAAGGGCCCCCCGGCCGAGCCCCAGCCCAAGGACATCTACAACCTGGGCCTGAGGCTCTACAAGCAGAAGTCCTACGCCGCTTCCCGCGACCGGTTCGAGGAGTTCGTCAAGAAGTATCCCAAGAGCAGCCTGGCCGACAACGCCCAGTACTGGGTGGGCCAGACCTTCTATGCCCAGAAGAAGTTCGAAGAGGCCATCCTGGCCTACAACCACATGATCAAGCACTATCCCAAGAGCTCCAAGGTGCCCGCCGCCCTGCTGAAGCAAGGCCTGGCCTTCCGCGCCCTGGGCGACAAGCGTACCGCCAAGATAGTGCTGGGCAAGCTGGTCAAGGACTATCCTAAGTCCTCCCAGGCCAAGGTGGCCAAGAAGGTGCTGAAGAAGCTCTAG
- the pal gene encoding peptidoglycan-associated lipoprotein Pal, with protein sequence MKKYLIWIMAASLMAGMAVLPLGCAKEPVPGVSGAMSEQDKARLAAEQERRLREQRLKESQLKEQQAREGEAKLKDIFVNTDIHFEYDRYDLTPEAKQILNEKAAYMQQHPSVQVIIEGHTDERGSNSYNMALGEKRAKAAEAYLSAMGINPSRIETVSYGEERPLVMGQTEEAFAANRRAHFVIK encoded by the coding sequence GTGAAAAAGTATCTAATCTGGATCATGGCCGCGTCTCTCATGGCGGGCATGGCCGTCTTGCCCCTGGGCTGCGCCAAGGAGCCGGTGCCGGGAGTCAGCGGGGCCATGAGCGAACAGGACAAGGCCCGCCTGGCGGCCGAGCAGGAGCGCCGCCTTCGGGAACAGCGCCTCAAGGAAAGCCAGCTCAAGGAGCAGCAGGCCCGCGAGGGCGAGGCCAAGCTCAAGGACATCTTCGTCAACACGGACATCCATTTCGAGTATGACCGTTACGACCTGACCCCCGAGGCCAAGCAGATCCTCAACGAGAAGGCCGCCTACATGCAGCAGCATCCCTCGGTGCAGGTGATCATCGAAGGCCACACCGACGAGCGCGGCTCCAACTCCTACAACATGGCTCTGGGCGAGAAGCGCGCCAAGGCGGCCGAGGCCTACCTCTCCGCCATGGGTATCAACCCCTCGCGCATCGAGACCGTGAGCTACGGCGAGGAGCGGCCCCTGGTGATGGGACAGACCGAGGAGGCCTTCGCGGCCAACCGCCGGGCCCACTTCGTTATCAAGTAA
- the tolB gene encoding Tol-Pal system beta propeller repeat protein TolB, whose product MRRLVALLIILLTVLALAAPANARVYIDITQPFSKKLPLALTQFQPLPGAASDPIGAQGTDLLKRYLGYTGLFDFLDPKSFLGAPKLEGVDYRRWSRIGAELLITGGYKLEGGIFTLELRLYDLAETKLLVGRRYDGHTKDLGAMLARFADDVMLAITGERSIYSTMIAFVGKRERIKEIYLMRFDGSGVRKLSHKGDISLYPAWSPDGALVAYSSYVKRRPAIVVHALAGGSGKVVLNKPGVNLTPAFRPKHQGQFAAALSYTGKTNIFLADLSGREIKRLTDGWGIEVAPSFSPDGRRMAYVSDRGGNPQIYVLDLDTGTNRRITFGHKYAASPAWSPRGDRIAYQAQVKGAFQVATIRPDGSDMRVLTSGWGGGEDPTWSPDGRLIAYTSRGTGRHQIYLMTAGGEFITRLTNLPGDQTDPAWSPRGIMVK is encoded by the coding sequence ATGCGCCGCCTAGTAGCCCTGCTGATCATCCTGCTCACGGTCCTGGCCCTGGCCGCTCCGGCCAACGCCAGGGTCTACATCGACATCACCCAGCCCTTTTCCAAAAAGCTGCCCCTGGCCCTGACCCAGTTCCAGCCCCTGCCCGGCGCGGCCTCGGACCCCATAGGGGCCCAGGGCACGGACCTGCTCAAGCGCTACCTGGGCTACACCGGCCTGTTCGACTTCCTGGACCCCAAGAGCTTCTTGGGCGCGCCCAAGCTGGAAGGGGTGGACTACCGCCGCTGGTCGCGCATCGGGGCCGAGCTACTCATCACCGGCGGGTACAAGCTGGAGGGCGGCATCTTCACCCTGGAGCTGAGGCTCTACGACCTCGCGGAGACCAAGCTCCTGGTGGGCCGCCGCTACGACGGGCACACCAAGGACCTGGGGGCCATGCTGGCCCGCTTCGCCGACGACGTGATGCTGGCCATCACCGGCGAGCGCAGCATCTACAGCACCATGATCGCCTTCGTGGGCAAGCGCGAGCGGATCAAGGAAATCTATTTGATGCGCTTCGACGGCTCCGGAGTGAGGAAGCTTTCGCACAAGGGCGACATCAGCCTGTACCCCGCCTGGAGCCCAGACGGCGCCTTGGTGGCTTATTCCTCCTACGTGAAGCGCCGCCCGGCCATCGTGGTGCACGCCCTGGCCGGGGGCAGCGGCAAGGTGGTCTTGAACAAGCCCGGCGTTAACCTCACCCCGGCCTTTAGGCCCAAGCACCAGGGCCAGTTCGCGGCCGCCTTGTCCTACACCGGCAAGACCAACATCTTCCTGGCCGACCTGAGCGGCCGGGAGATCAAGCGCCTCACCGACGGCTGGGGCATCGAGGTGGCCCCGTCGTTCAGCCCGGACGGGCGGCGCATGGCCTATGTGAGCGACCGGGGCGGCAACCCCCAGATCTACGTGTTGGACCTGGACACCGGCACCAACCGGCGCATCACCTTTGGCCACAAGTACGCGGCCAGCCCGGCCTGGTCGCCCCGGGGCGACCGCATCGCCTACCAGGCCCAGGTGAAGGGTGCCTTCCAGGTGGCCACCATCCGCCCCGACGGCAGCGACATGCGCGTATTGACCTCCGGCTGGGGCGGGGGCGAAGACCCCACCTGGAGCCCGGACGGGCGGCTCATCGCCTACACCAGCCGGGGCACCGGCCGCCACCAGATATACCTGATGACCGCCGGCGGCGAGTTCATCACCCGGCTGACCAATCTGCCCGGCGATCAGACCGACCCGGCTTGGTCTCCCCGGGGCATAATGGTTAAATGA
- a CDS encoding cell envelope integrity protein TolA has protein sequence MSSMALRRLGGLGGEQVGWAIGVSLGLHLLLVGVLAFWPGWRLTKPKSFAPVYNVALVSPSVLARPAPAPPAPPKKAAPKPAPVKAASKPAPKPQPKKEAVALKKDRPKRLKPKPVKKQPDPSKLLASRLKRMERRVKAEQRAEKSLASAMSKLESKVASRQAASGAFAAGAATADTTSLRFQVYYTEIWERVRRHWVLPEALVSKPGGLEAVVVARIRRDGTLAKVWLEKKSGNSRLDASAVRAVERAAPFPPLPSVVRGREHEVGLRFMPEDFNG, from the coding sequence GTGAGTTCCATGGCCCTCAGACGCCTGGGCGGCCTCGGCGGCGAGCAGGTGGGATGGGCCATCGGGGTGAGCCTGGGCCTGCACCTGCTGCTGGTGGGCGTGCTGGCCTTTTGGCCCGGCTGGCGGCTCACCAAGCCCAAGAGCTTCGCGCCGGTGTACAACGTGGCCCTGGTCAGCCCCTCGGTGCTGGCCCGTCCGGCCCCGGCTCCACCCGCGCCGCCCAAAAAGGCCGCGCCCAAGCCCGCGCCGGTGAAGGCCGCGTCCAAGCCGGCCCCCAAGCCCCAGCCTAAAAAAGAAGCGGTTGCCCTAAAAAAGGACCGGCCCAAGCGCCTGAAGCCCAAGCCGGTGAAAAAGCAGCCCGACCCCAGCAAGCTGCTGGCCAGCCGCCTCAAGCGCATGGAACGCCGGGTGAAGGCCGAGCAAAGGGCCGAGAAGAGCCTGGCCAGCGCCATGAGCAAGCTGGAGAGCAAGGTGGCCAGCCGCCAGGCGGCCTCCGGGGCCTTTGCCGCCGGGGCGGCCACGGCCGATACCACCAGCTTGCGCTTTCAGGTCTATTACACTGAGATATGGGAGCGGGTGCGCCGCCATTGGGTGTTGCCCGAGGCCTTGGTCTCCAAGCCCGGCGGCCTGGAGGCGGTGGTGGTGGCCCGCATCCGCCGCGACGGCACCCTGGCCAAGGTGTGGCTGGAGAAGAAATCGGGCAACAGCCGCCTGGACGCCAGCGCCGTCCGGGCGGTGGAGCGGGCCGCGCCCTTTCCGCCCCTGCCCAGCGTGGTGCGGGGCCGGGAGCACGAGGTGGGCCTGAGATTCATGCCAGAAGACTTTAACGGCTGA
- a CDS encoding biopolymer transporter ExbD: protein MAGVGNKGRFMGEINVVPLVDVVLVLLIIFMVAAPMMVQGLDVKLPATDSGALKTSDELLVLTVTRQGKVFLDEFEVGIDGLAAKLTNIRARKPGTRVYLRADKDVAYGIVVQVLTEAKKAGVDNLGMVTEPERVAPPQKKKKSS, encoded by the coding sequence ATGGCCGGCGTGGGCAACAAGGGCCGTTTCATGGGCGAGATCAACGTGGTCCCGCTGGTGGACGTGGTCCTGGTGCTCCTGATCATCTTCATGGTGGCCGCGCCCATGATGGTGCAGGGCCTGGACGTGAAGCTGCCGGCCACCGACTCCGGGGCGCTCAAGACCAGTGACGAGCTGTTGGTGCTCACCGTGACCCGCCAGGGCAAGGTGTTCCTGGACGAGTTCGAGGTGGGCATCGACGGCCTGGCCGCCAAGCTGACCAACATCCGGGCCCGCAAACCGGGCACCCGGGTATATCTCCGGGCCGACAAGGACGTGGCCTACGGCATCGTGGTGCAGGTCTTGACCGAAGCCAAGAAGGCCGGGGTGGACAACCTGGGCATGGTCACCGAACCCGAGCGCGTGGCTCCTCCCCAAAAGAAGAAGAAAAGCTCGTGA
- the tolQ gene encoding protein TolQ: MTNYILVFLAVFSPTLAWAANGVGRGTDVWDMVWSAGLVVQGVLLILIIFSVVSWGLILAKLKSLRDARNQNEQFDNLFWNAGSLSAAEGQIRHLNASPLANVFTVGYAELGKVMRLRQGEPGLPAGVMPNLKRALDRAQAAESTRLGRAVTFLATTANTAPFIGLFGTVWGIMDAFRSIGATGAANLATVAPGIAEALVATATGLFAAIPAVVFYNHFNRKLVVLEAEMDSFSQDFLNLVERDLMRRRGPAVEAVRPSELEGGEG, translated from the coding sequence ATGACTAACTATATCTTGGTATTTTTGGCCGTTTTCAGCCCCACCCTGGCCTGGGCGGCAAATGGGGTGGGGCGGGGCACCGACGTCTGGGACATGGTCTGGTCCGCGGGCCTGGTGGTGCAGGGCGTCCTGCTCATTCTGATTATATTTTCGGTAGTTAGCTGGGGGCTTATCCTGGCGAAGCTGAAAAGCCTGCGCGACGCGCGCAATCAGAACGAGCAGTTCGACAACCTGTTCTGGAACGCGGGCAGCCTTTCGGCCGCCGAGGGCCAGATTCGCCACCTGAATGCCAGCCCCCTGGCCAACGTGTTCACCGTGGGCTACGCCGAGCTGGGCAAGGTCATGCGCCTCAGGCAGGGCGAGCCCGGCCTGCCCGCCGGGGTGATGCCCAACCTCAAGCGGGCCCTGGACCGGGCCCAGGCGGCCGAAAGCACCCGCCTGGGGCGCGCGGTCACCTTCCTGGCCACCACGGCCAACACCGCACCCTTCATCGGCCTGTTCGGCACGGTGTGGGGCATCATGGACGCCTTCCGCTCCATCGGGGCCACCGGCGCGGCCAACCTGGCCACCGTGGCCCCGGGCATCGCCGAGGCCCTGGTGGCCACGGCCACCGGCCTTTTCGCGGCCATCCCGGCGGTGGTGTTCTACAACCACTTCAACCGCAAGCTGGTGGTCTTGGAGGCGGAGATGGACTCCTTCTCCCAGGACTTCCTCAACCTGGTGGAGCGCGATTTGATGCGCCGCCGGGGCCCGGCGGTGGAGGCGGTGCGGCCTTCGGAACTGGAAGGGGGAGAGGGCTAG
- a CDS encoding HAD family phosphatase → MSDNKAKGLFLDLDGTLADSMQVMTSATDRFLKELGVGRMGGGPHQWAGRSPYDIMSALKEHHGLNHSVDELVELYYGYVDQTYTREAVVMPGGRELLEEAAKRGVFTAVVTSTLRSVAEGFLIHQGLDGLIKAVVSVEDITSGKPDPEPYLKALTLSGLPAAEALAVEDAPMGALASTRAGMATWVMAPRGRGDFPEIPGVAGFVTSLDQLIPHLIP, encoded by the coding sequence GTGAGTGATAACAAGGCCAAAGGCCTGTTTTTGGACCTGGACGGCACCCTGGCCGACTCCATGCAGGTGATGACTTCGGCCACCGACCGCTTCCTCAAGGAGCTGGGGGTGGGGCGCATGGGCGGCGGGCCCCATCAGTGGGCCGGGCGCAGCCCCTACGACATCATGTCCGCCCTCAAGGAGCACCACGGTCTGAATCACAGCGTGGATGAATTGGTGGAGCTCTACTACGGATACGTGGACCAAACCTACACCCGGGAGGCGGTGGTCATGCCCGGGGGGCGCGAGCTGTTGGAAGAGGCGGCCAAGCGCGGGGTTTTCACCGCCGTGGTCACCTCCACCCTGCGCTCGGTGGCCGAGGGTTTTTTGATTCACCAGGGCCTGGACGGCCTGATCAAGGCGGTGGTCTCGGTGGAGGACATCACCTCGGGCAAGCCCGACCCGGAGCCCTATCTCAAGGCCCTGACCCTCAGCGGCCTGCCCGCCGCCGAGGCCCTGGCCGTGGAGGACGCGCCCATGGGGGCCCTGGCCTCCACCCGGGCGGGCATGGCCACCTGGGTCATGGCCCCCCGGGGCCGGGGCGATTTCCCGGAGATTCCGGGGGTGGCCGGCTTCGTCACCAGCCTGGACCAGTTGATCCCCCATCTCATTCCTTGA
- a CDS encoding transglycosylase SLT domain-containing protein — MIKFLVRALVLALLLALPSAAPAAQKSPAAPYHYIIPELPAKLSLCGSPVPLNRPLVASYLDRELVIAVHDPAQSIMWLKRAARYFPYIEKRLKAAGLPDDLKYVAVAESALIHYIRSPAGAVGFWQFIPATGRRYGLRINRYFDDRRNLALATGAAVKYFKDLYAEFNSWPLAMAAYNCGERRVAKEIKAQGTKDYFDLALPMETQRYVYRILAAKLVISSPETYGYALPRSALYRPVPSESVTLNLKRPLYLMSLAKAAHTSFRQLRELNPELKRRYLPRGKVTVQVPPGQAAGLTTRLAKAGPAPSETADHYVVKRGDNLSSIARRHGVSLGQLRQANDLDDSTIQPGQRLKIPEK; from the coding sequence TTGATCAAATTCTTAGTCCGCGCCTTAGTCCTGGCCCTGCTTCTGGCTCTGCCCTCGGCCGCCCCGGCCGCCCAGAAGTCTCCGGCCGCCCCCTACCACTACATAATTCCCGAGCTGCCCGCCAAGCTGAGCCTCTGCGGCTCGCCGGTGCCCCTGAACCGCCCCCTGGTGGCGAGCTATCTGGACCGCGAGCTGGTTATCGCGGTGCACGACCCCGCCCAGAGCATCATGTGGCTCAAACGGGCGGCGCGCTATTTTCCCTACATCGAAAAGCGCCTGAAGGCGGCCGGGCTGCCCGACGACCTCAAGTACGTGGCCGTGGCCGAGAGCGCCCTGATCCACTACATCCGCTCGCCCGCCGGGGCGGTGGGCTTCTGGCAGTTCATCCCGGCCACCGGGCGGCGCTACGGCCTGCGCATCAACCGCTACTTCGACGACCGGCGCAACCTGGCCCTGGCCACCGGCGCGGCGGTGAAGTACTTCAAGGACCTCTACGCCGAGTTCAACTCCTGGCCCCTGGCCATGGCCGCCTACAACTGCGGCGAGCGCCGGGTGGCCAAGGAGATCAAGGCGCAGGGCACCAAGGACTACTTCGACCTGGCCCTGCCCATGGAGACCCAGCGCTACGTGTACCGCATCCTGGCGGCCAAGCTGGTGATCTCCTCGCCGGAGACCTATGGCTACGCCCTGCCCCGGAGCGCCCTGTACCGGCCGGTGCCCAGCGAGAGCGTGACCCTCAACCTCAAGCGTCCTCTGTACCTGATGTCCCTGGCCAAGGCGGCCCACACCAGCTTTCGCCAACTGCGGGAGCTCAACCCCGAGCTCAAGCGGCGTTATCTGCCCCGGGGCAAGGTGACGGTGCAGGTGCCGCCGGGCCAGGCCGCCGGGCTGACCACCCGCCTGGCCAAGGCCGGGCCGGCGCCTTCGGAAACGGCGGACCACTACGTGGTCAAGCGGGGGGACAACCTGTCGAGCATCGCCCGGCGCCACGGGGTGAGCCTGGGCCAGCTGAGGCAGGCCAACGACCTGGATGACTCCACCATCCAGCCGGGGCAGCGTCTGAAGATTCCGGAGAAATAA